Genomic segment of Mucilaginibacter sabulilitoris:
TGGCATATAACTACAAGCCGCAAACTACCCGTTGAAATGTCGCATCTGCACCCCGGTTGTTTTACCAATGCACGGTAACTTTGGTAAACAGTTTCTAACTAAAAAAACATAGATATGAACCCAAAAAAGATATGGTCGAATTTAACAGTAAGTGATTTGGACCGGACAACAAAATTTTATTCGGCACTTGGCTTTAAATTCAACGGCAGGTCTGACGACCTGACAAGCTTTTTGGTAGGCGAGCACAATTTTGTGATGCACTTCTTTTTAAAAGATAAGTTGAAAGCGAATGTGCCTATTGAAATTTCCGACGCACACATAGCAAACGAAGTTATCTTTACCCTTTCTGCTGCAACCAGGGATGAGGTGAACCAATGCGCCAAAGAAGTGGAAAGCGCCGGCGGGAAAATCATTTCAGGACCCAGAACGTTTGGAGATGGATATTATGATTTTGTATTTGCCGATCCCGACGGACATAAATTTAACGTATTTTATACTGTAGGTTAAACCCATTTATTCCTAATAAACTAATGAACCAGTGAACCAATAACCCAACTCCATTTATTGACTTTTATCAAACTTAAGCTCATCTGCATACCGGATATTTGGGGGAAAGGAGATTTAATTAATTGAAGGCTATTTTACTTTCGCTGTGTTTATTAATTTGTTATGGTGCCGTCAAGGCGCAATTGAAGCCGGCCCGCAAAGCCGGCTTTACCACACGTAATTTTGCAGACAGCAGCCGGAGTAACTGGCTCGGGAATGGTCCGCGGCCGCTACGGTCTGTAATCTGGTACCCGGCGGGCGATGGCGGAAGAGAGGAACTGATTAATGATGCGCAGCAGTTTGCAAACCCGGTAACTGCTTATCATGATGCGCCTATAGCCGGTATCAGCAAATATCCGCTCATTCTTATTTCGCATGGGGCGCAGGGCAATGCGATGCAAATGCGCTGGCTGGGATATTATCTGGCGTCAAGGGGGTTTATTGCCGTTGCGGTTAATCACAACGGTACGGCAGAGGAGGAGCGGAGGTCAAAAAACATAACCCTGACCGATTTTTGTATGTGGGAGCGGCCAAAAGATATTTCTGCGGTGTTAAATAAGTTACTTGCCGACCCGGTTTTTGCCTCGCGGATAGATACCGGTAGGATAGGTGTAGCGGGTTTCTCGCTGGGCGGCGCTACGGCCATTTGGGTAGCCGGCTCTATATTAAATATGGATGCGCTGGCCAAAAGCGATCCCAACCCGCCGCCCCAGTTCCAGGAAGCCATTAACAGGCTCACCGCACTATCCAAAACAGATCCTTTGATCATCAGCTCGTTCAGAAACTCGGCCGATTCTTTCAGGGATAAACGTATCAAGGCAGTTTTTGCGCTGGCTCCGGCTATTGGTCAGGGTTTTACGAAACAAAGCCTGCAAAGTATAAACGTCCCCGTGCAAATTACGGTTGGCGATGCCGACCTGATAGCTCCAAAAGAACTGAATGCGATGTATTATACCCAAAACATCCCGACGGCAAAAAAGCTGATCATCCTGCCCGGCGAGCGCGGCCATTATACCAAGCCGCCTGCTGGTAACGAGCGACCTGCCGAATTACAAGAAGTGAGCGAAATTGCTTACAAATTTTTCAAAGAGGTGCTAAAACTGCAGTAATTATTGCCGAAAACGCTATGAAATTTGTTAAAATGCACTTGATATTTACCGGGTTTTTAAAACTTCGTAAGTATTAATAGGGTATTTAAGTCATGCCGAATTTATTTCGGCACCCCACATGCCGGGGTATATCGCAAGCAGGTTACTTATGCTGATTCAACTTTCCGTACTATTCCTTAACTTCGTAGTATGAATTTTTCGTCCAAATTACTGGAAAACGCTGTAGCGGAATTTGCTAAACTTCCGGGAGTAGGACAAAAAACAGCCTTACGCCTGGTGCTGCACCTGCTTAACCAGGACAAGCAGGAGGTTGACCGTTTCAGCGCGTCCATCAGTAAGCTGCGTAACGAGATACAGTTTTGCAGTGTTTGCCATAATATTTCCGATCAGTCGGTTTGTGAAATATGCGCCTCACATAAACGCGATCGTAGCACTATTTGTGTGGTAGAAGATACCCGCGATGTAATGGCCATTGAAAATACTAGCCAGTACAATGGTGTGTACCATGTGCTCGGCGGCCTTATTTCGCCTATGGATGGTATCGGCCCGTCGGACTTACAAGTGGATACTTTAGTGGAACGACTGAAGGCAAATGAAACCAAAGAGATCATTTTTGCGCTCAGCGCTACTATGGAAGGGGATACCACACTGTTCTATCTTCACAAAAGAGTAAAAAATTTCAATATTACCATATCAACCATTGCCCGTGGCATAGCTTTTGGAGGTGAATTGGAGTACGTTGATGAGATCACCTTAGGGCGGTCAATCGCTACACGTGTTCCCTATGAAAACTCACTGACAAAGTAAAATGAAACTATCTGTCGTTATTATTAATTACAATACCTGTGATATGCTCAGGCTGGCGCTCAATTCTGTAGTAAGGGCCGCCCAGGATGTCATAAACGAGATTTTGGTAGTTGATAACGGATCGGCAGATAGGTCGCTGGCTATGCTTAAGGACGAGTTCCCGGCAGTAAAGGTAATAGCCAATGCCAAAAATGAAGGCATTGCCAAAGCATATAACCAGGCGCTGAAACAGGTTACCGGGGAGTATGTTTTAATGGTCAGTGCGGATACAATTACGGGCAAAAAAACCATTGAAAAAGCCCTGGAATTTATGGACATGCATACCGATGCCGGTGGCCTTGGCGTACGTATGATAACACCGGATGGACGTTTTCTGAAAGAATCAAAACATGGTTTTACACGGCCGTGGGCTATATTCTTTAAACTGACCGGGTTGGCCAAATATTTCTCTAAATCGCGCCTTACCGATATGCAGCGTAAGGATTGGGTAGAGGAGTTCCAGACATCCGAAACCGATGTGCTGAACGGCGCGTTTATGCTATACCGTAAAGAGGCGCTTGACCATGCAGGGCCGCTCGATGAGCGTTTTCATATCTATGGATACGACATCGACCTGTCGTACCGGGTGAGGCTTACCGGGTTTAAAAACTACTATTTCCCCAAAACATATATCATCAACTTCAACACCCGTGGCAATGCTAAATTTAGCTATACTTATATCAGGGAATTTTATGGCGCTATGATTATCTTCGCCACAAAATACTTATTTAAGGTGCCCGAAATAAAAATGGAGGGCATACCGCAGCTCTATCCTCCATCGTATGAAGTTAAATAACAAGATCATTATCATTACCGGAGCCTCCTCCGGCATTGGCAAATCATTGGCTATTGAGTGTGCCAAACGCGGCGCTTACGTTGTTTTAGCCGCCCGGCAGTATGTTACCCTTTGCGAGTTAGCCGAAAGTCTTGAAAAACAATATAACGTAAAAGCCCTTGCGGTGCAGTGCGATGTGGCTGTTGAGGAAGATTGCGCGCACCTGGTCAAACAAACACTTACTACTTTCGGGAAAATTCACGTGCTCATTAATAATGCCGGTATATCTATGCGGGCGCTGTTTAAAGATGTTGACCTGAAGGTGTTAAAAAACCTGATGGATGTTAACTTTTGGGGAACGGTATACTGCACCAAATACGCCCTGCCTGAAATTATTAAAACCAAAGGCAGTATTGTAGGGGTATCATCAATAGCAGGTTATAAAGGCCTGCCCGGTCGTACGGGTTATTCAGCGTCTAAATTCGCGATGAATGGTTTTCTGGATTCGTTGCGGGTAGAGAATTTGAAAACGGGCGTACATGTATTAACCGCCTGCCCGGGCTTCACGGCTTCAAACATACGCAACACAGCCCTCGCCAAAGACGGCAGCCAGCAGGGCGAAAGCTCCATGGAAGAGGATAAAATGATGACCAGTGAAGAGGTGGCTAATATTATACTGAATGGAGTAGAAAACCGCAGCCGCACGCTCATCATGACAAGCCAGGGTAAGCTTACCGTAACCCTAAACAAGTTTTTACCGGCTTTTCTGGATACAATGGTGTATAAGGTTTTCGCGAAGGAGAAGAACCCATTGTTGCGTTAACGGCTCAGTACATCAAAATCATTTATCTTGTCCAAATGCAATACAACCCGGCCGTCCTGGTCGCGATCAAATGTGGGTTTAAATTTGGCATCCCAAACCATATCCTTATAAGTATAAGTGGTGCGGGAATGTATGGTTTGCGAAAAGGTGTCGTCAAATATTCTTAACAATACCGAGAAAACCACTTGTGCTTTTTCAAAATCTTCCTGCGTAAATCCTTTGAGCGGACTGTCGTCATCAATGGGGTGTACAACTGTCCAGTTAATGGATAATATGCTTACCGCTTTACGTTCCAGCACCAGCGGGTAAAACTTACGCTCAGTTTTACCGTTCACTTCTTCATTATAAGAAAATAAAACCTCTATATGAAGGTCTATCAATACATTATGCCTTGCATTAGCGAGTCTGAACATTAAACCTCTTCTCTTTTCCCCATAAGGGGCAATCAGGATGTTTTCGCTGTATTTGATCTTGGCCGTGGGCTTTGAAAACCGCCCGTAAAGCAAACCTGTAGCTAAAGCGAAGGCCAGCAGGCCAATCATTGATTCCATGGCTGCCACACAATTAGCCGCCATACCCTGCGGACTGATATGCCCATAGCCAACTGTGGATATGGTTTGCGCCGAAAAAAAGAAGGCATCCATAAAATGATCAAAAAGGGTAGTGCCGCTTTTGCCGTCAAGGCTGTCTGTTCCCAGTGCAACATATATACAGGCAAAGGTGATGTTGGCTATCATATAACCACTTAAAACAACTATCCAGAACTTTGTCCAGCTCATGTTAATGAGCGTTTGATAGCTGTTCATCCGGTCAAAAAAGGGTAGTCCGGTACGCTTTACATTTATAGAACCATCTTTATTAATTACCGGTTGACTCTTTATAACGGGCTGATTGCCAAAACCAAGGTCGTCTTCGGGGTTAACTTTTCGGGTATTTAAGTTCATTTTGCGTTTAAGCGTTTCGGCTTTTGCGTAAATTTATCATTCTGTTTGCTTTTAGTAAAAACTATTTCCATATTTGTGGCACAAATGAAAATGATGACATTAAACAACAACTGGTGGTGGCTTAACGAGTAATCGTAAGGCAATTCCGTTTTTGTTTTTTAACATAAAATATTCAGAAGGGTTGCCATACGGTAACCCTTTTTTTATGCTGCGCCCCCCGGCCCCCTAAAGGGGGAGTAATTAACGGAGGGAGCAAATACAGTAAATAAAAAATAATAAACCAAAACTCCCCCTTTAGGGGGCTGGGGGGCATATGAAACAGATATTAAATCATCTTTTTGAGCACAAGACCTTTACCAGGGAGCAGTCAAAGAATATTTTGATCAACATTGCCCAGGGTAAGTACAACAACTCGCAAATGGCGGCATTCATGACGGCATACTGTATGCGCAGTATCACGGTTGATGAACTGGAAGGGTTCCGTGATGCCATGCTGGAGCTTTGTTTACCTATTGACCTGGAGACTGACGAACTGATTGACCTTTGTGGTACCGGTGGCGACGGAAAGGATACTTTTAATATATCGACCCTCGCATCATTTGTAGTGGCAGGTGCCGGTTATAAGGTGGCCAAGCATGGTAACTATGGCGTGTCATCGGGTTGCGGATCATCAAATGTGATGGAATATCTTGGCTACCAGTTCACCAACGATACCGATAAGTTGAAAAAAGGTATAGATGCTGCTAACATCTGCTTTTTACACGCACCCTTGTTTCACCCTGCCATGAAAACTGTAGCGCCTATACGCCGCGAACTGGCTGTAAAAACGTTTTTTAATATGCTGGGCCCGCTGGTTAATCCGGCGAAGCCAGGTAACCAGTTAGTTGGAGTGTTTAACCTGGAACTGGCACGGGTGTATGCCTACCTGTATCAAAAATCGACAACAAAATACACCATCGTGAATGCGTTGGAGGGCTATGACGAAATTTCGCTTACCTGCGATTTCAAAACCTTCTCGGCCGAAGGCGAAAAAATAAACACGGTTGAGGGGTTGGGATTTGAAAAATTAAATCCGGAGGCAATTGCCGGTGGCGATACCGTGGCTGCATCGGCAAAGATATTTTCTGATGTGTTGAATGGTCTGGGAACCTTTGCTCAGAACAATGTTGTGCTATCAAACGCGGCTTTGGCTATCAAAACTATCGGCCCGGAAAAAACCTTTGCCGATTGTTACTATGAGGCCGAGGAAGCCCTGCTGAATAAAAAAGCTTTGAATAGTTTTAACCTGTTATTACAGAACTAAACATGAAAATAAAAGTTTGTGGTTTAAAACACCCGGAAAACATACAAGCTGTGGCTGCCTTACAACCAGACTACATGGGCTTTATCTGTTATGGGAAGTCGCCACGCTATATTGATGTTTTGCACGCCGACGCATTGGCTTCAATACCGGCTTTCATCCATAAAACCGGGGTTTTTGTAAACGAAGATGCCGAAACTATTAATCTGCTGATTGATAAATACGGCTTTGATACCATACAATTACACGGTGATGAAAGCCCTGAATTTGGTAAGGCTTTCAGGAATAGGGTAACGGTGATTAAAGCTTTTGGGGTTGACAATGACTTTGACTTCGGAAAGCTTGATAATTATGTAAACAATGTAGACTATTTTATGTTCGATACCAAAACATCTGGATACGGTGGTTCTGGTAAAGTATTTGACTGGGACATTTTAAATAAATATACGCTTGGTATACCCTTTTTTTTGTCGGGTGGTATCAGTTTGGATAATATTAACGAGATAAAAAACATCACCCATCCACAGTTTTACGCGGTTGACCTGAACAGCCGTTTTGAAACTGAACCGGGTGTAAAAAATATAGAAAAATTGGAAACAGCATTTGATATCATCAAAAAACAAGACATTAAAAATGAAATACGGAGTTAATGAGCATGGCTACTATGGTGATTTCGGCGGCGCCTACATCCCCGAAATGCTGTATCCAAACGTTGAGGAATTAAGGCAGCAATACCTTACCATTATTAACGATGAGGATTTTAAAGCTGAATTTAATGATCTGCTGAAAAATTATGTAGGCAGACCTTCACCTTTGTATCATGCTAAAAGGTATTCGGAAAAATATGGCGCGAATATATTTTTCAAACGCGAAGACCTGAACCATACCGGTTCGCATAAAATTAATAATGCTATAGGTCAGATACTGCTGGCCAAACGACTTGGTAAAAAACGTATCATTGCCGAAACCGGTGCCGGGCAGCATGGTGTAGCCACTGCCACAGTTTGTGCCCTGATGGGTATTGAATGTGTGGTTTACATGGGCGAGGTAGATATGGCACGCCAGGCACCAAACGTATCGCGCATGAAGATGTTAGGCGCTACCGTAAGACCAGCATCTTCGGGTAGTAAAACGCTTAAGGATGCTACTAACGAGGCCCTGCGCGACTGGATAGCCAATCCGGTTGATACGCATTATATTATTGGATCAGTGGTTGGTCCATACCCATATCCCGATATGGTGGCCCGTTTCCAGTCGATAATTTCGGAAGAAACAAAAAAACAGCTGGTTGAACATACCGGCAAAGCATTACCGGAATATGTTTTAGCCTGTGTTGGCGGCGGCAGTAATGCCATGGGCATGTTCTATCATTTTTTGGATGATGAGGATGTTAAACTGGTGGCCATTGAGGCTGCGGGTAAAGGTGTGGATAGCGGTCATTCTGCAGCTACAACATTTTTGGGCCATGAGGGCGTATTGCACGGTAGTCGTACCATACTCATGCAAACACCGGATGGGCAGGTTGTTGAACCCTATTCCGTATCAGCAGGGTTAGATTACCCGGGTATTGGGCCCCAGCACGCACACCTGTACAAAATAAACAGGGCACAATATGTGAGCATTACCGACGATGAAGCTTTGCAGGCAGGTTTACTCTGCTCACAGATGGAGGGTATTATTCCGGCCATTGAATCGTCGCACGCGCTGGCGTATTTAGAGAAAATGAAGTTTAACCCAACAGATAATGTGGTGATCTGCCTTTCGGGCAGGGGCGACAAGGATCTGGATACGTATATCAAATATTTTAATTATTAGATCAGAATTTTCAGAAAAGGATTATCAGAATTTTAATAACAACTTAATGGATTCTGTAAATTCAAAAATCCTATAAATTCTGATTCAGACATCAACTATAAACTCAACATGAACCGCCTGAACCAGCTTTTCGCAGCAAAAAAAGATAACCTGTTATCTATATACTATACCGCGGGTTATCCTGCGTTAAACACCACGGTTAATATTGCCGAAGCTTTGGAAAAAGCGGGGGCAGACTTTCTTGAAATAGGTTTCCCATATTCAGATCCTGTGGCAGATGGGCCAACCATTCAGCACAGTTCTGAACAAGCACTGGAAAACGGCATGACGCTTAATAAGCTGTTTGAGGAATTAACAGAACTGCGTAAGCGCGTTACCATACCCATTTTATTGATGGGCTACGTTAACCCGATAGTGCAATACGGTGTTGAGCGTTTCTGTAAAAAAGCATCGGAGCTGGGTGTTGACGGTATTATTGTACCCGATTTGCCGATGTATGAATATGAGGCATTGTATTCGGCTCATTTTATCAATAACAACCTGAGCAATATATTTTTGGTAACCCCACAAACCTCGCCCGAGCGGATTCGCAAAATTGATGAGTTGAGCAACAGCTTTATTTACCTGCTATCATCGTCGTCTATAACCGGCGGTAACTTACAGCTTACACATAATATTGAAGATTATTACAAACGTGTTAAAGCCATGAACCTGAACAACCCGGCCATTATAGGATTTGGCATAGCGGATAATGCCACGTTTAAAAAGGCTTGTGAATATGCCAATGGCGCTATTGTAGGCAGCAAGTTTGTAAAGCTGTTGGGCGAGGAAAATTATATGGAAAAAATACCGGCGTTTGTTAAAG
This window contains:
- the recR gene encoding recombination mediator RecR, translated to MNFSSKLLENAVAEFAKLPGVGQKTALRLVLHLLNQDKQEVDRFSASISKLRNEIQFCSVCHNISDQSVCEICASHKRDRSTICVVEDTRDVMAIENTSQYNGVYHVLGGLISPMDGIGPSDLQVDTLVERLKANETKEIIFALSATMEGDTTLFYLHKRVKNFNITISTIARGIAFGGELEYVDEITLGRSIATRVPYENSLTK
- a CDS encoding VOC family protein, translated to MNPKKIWSNLTVSDLDRTTKFYSALGFKFNGRSDDLTSFLVGEHNFVMHFFLKDKLKANVPIEISDAHIANEVIFTLSAATRDEVNQCAKEVESAGGKIISGPRTFGDGYYDFVFADPDGHKFNVFYTVG
- a CDS encoding SDR family oxidoreductase, whose product is MKLNNKIIIITGASSGIGKSLAIECAKRGAYVVLAARQYVTLCELAESLEKQYNVKALAVQCDVAVEEDCAHLVKQTLTTFGKIHVLINNAGISMRALFKDVDLKVLKNLMDVNFWGTVYCTKYALPEIIKTKGSIVGVSSIAGYKGLPGRTGYSASKFAMNGFLDSLRVENLKTGVHVLTACPGFTASNIRNTALAKDGSQQGESSMEEDKMMTSEEVANIILNGVENRSRTLIMTSQGKLTVTLNKFLPAFLDTMVYKVFAKEKNPLLR
- a CDS encoding glycosyltransferase family 2 protein; the protein is MKLSVVIINYNTCDMLRLALNSVVRAAQDVINEILVVDNGSADRSLAMLKDEFPAVKVIANAKNEGIAKAYNQALKQVTGEYVLMVSADTITGKKTIEKALEFMDMHTDAGGLGVRMITPDGRFLKESKHGFTRPWAIFFKLTGLAKYFSKSRLTDMQRKDWVEEFQTSETDVLNGAFMLYRKEALDHAGPLDERFHIYGYDIDLSYRVRLTGFKNYYFPKTYIINFNTRGNAKFSYTYIREFYGAMIIFATKYLFKVPEIKMEGIPQLYPPSYEVK
- a CDS encoding alpha/beta hydrolase family protein, with product MKAILLSLCLLICYGAVKAQLKPARKAGFTTRNFADSSRSNWLGNGPRPLRSVIWYPAGDGGREELINDAQQFANPVTAYHDAPIAGISKYPLILISHGAQGNAMQMRWLGYYLASRGFIAVAVNHNGTAEEERRSKNITLTDFCMWERPKDISAVLNKLLADPVFASRIDTGRIGVAGFSLGGATAIWVAGSILNMDALAKSDPNPPPQFQEAINRLTALSKTDPLIISSFRNSADSFRDKRIKAVFALAPAIGQGFTKQSLQSINVPVQITVGDADLIAPKELNAMYYTQNIPTAKKLIILPGERGHYTKPPAGNERPAELQEVSEIAYKFFKEVLKLQ
- a CDS encoding phosphoribosylanthranilate isomerase encodes the protein MKIKVCGLKHPENIQAVAALQPDYMGFICYGKSPRYIDVLHADALASIPAFIHKTGVFVNEDAETINLLIDKYGFDTIQLHGDESPEFGKAFRNRVTVIKAFGVDNDFDFGKLDNYVNNVDYFMFDTKTSGYGGSGKVFDWDILNKYTLGIPFFLSGGISLDNINEIKNITHPQFYAVDLNSRFETEPGVKNIEKLETAFDIIKKQDIKNEIRS
- the trpB gene encoding tryptophan synthase subunit beta, translated to MKYGVNEHGYYGDFGGAYIPEMLYPNVEELRQQYLTIINDEDFKAEFNDLLKNYVGRPSPLYHAKRYSEKYGANIFFKREDLNHTGSHKINNAIGQILLAKRLGKKRIIAETGAGQHGVATATVCALMGIECVVYMGEVDMARQAPNVSRMKMLGATVRPASSGSKTLKDATNEALRDWIANPVDTHYIIGSVVGPYPYPDMVARFQSIISEETKKQLVEHTGKALPEYVLACVGGGSNAMGMFYHFLDDEDVKLVAIEAAGKGVDSGHSAATTFLGHEGVLHGSRTILMQTPDGQVVEPYSVSAGLDYPGIGPQHAHLYKINRAQYVSITDDEALQAGLLCSQMEGIIPAIESSHALAYLEKMKFNPTDNVVICLSGRGDKDLDTYIKYFNY
- the trpD gene encoding anthranilate phosphoribosyltransferase, whose protein sequence is MKQILNHLFEHKTFTREQSKNILINIAQGKYNNSQMAAFMTAYCMRSITVDELEGFRDAMLELCLPIDLETDELIDLCGTGGDGKDTFNISTLASFVVAGAGYKVAKHGNYGVSSGCGSSNVMEYLGYQFTNDTDKLKKGIDAANICFLHAPLFHPAMKTVAPIRRELAVKTFFNMLGPLVNPAKPGNQLVGVFNLELARVYAYLYQKSTTKYTIVNALEGYDEISLTCDFKTFSAEGEKINTVEGLGFEKLNPEAIAGGDTVAASAKIFSDVLNGLGTFAQNNVVLSNAALAIKTIGPEKTFADCYYEAEEALLNKKALNSFNLLLQN
- the trpA gene encoding tryptophan synthase subunit alpha — encoded protein: MNRLNQLFAAKKDNLLSIYYTAGYPALNTTVNIAEALEKAGADFLEIGFPYSDPVADGPTIQHSSEQALENGMTLNKLFEELTELRKRVTIPILLMGYVNPIVQYGVERFCKKASELGVDGIIVPDLPMYEYEALYSAHFINNNLSNIFLVTPQTSPERIRKIDELSNSFIYLLSSSSITGGNLQLTHNIEDYYKRVKAMNLNNPAIIGFGIADNATFKKACEYANGAIVGSKFVKLLGEENYMEKIPAFVKGIRG
- a CDS encoding ion channel, which encodes MNLNTRKVNPEDDLGFGNQPVIKSQPVINKDGSINVKRTGLPFFDRMNSYQTLINMSWTKFWIVVLSGYMIANITFACIYVALGTDSLDGKSGTTLFDHFMDAFFFSAQTISTVGYGHISPQGMAANCVAAMESMIGLLAFALATGLLYGRFSKPTAKIKYSENILIAPYGEKRRGLMFRLANARHNVLIDLHIEVLFSYNEEVNGKTERKFYPLVLERKAVSILSINWTVVHPIDDDSPLKGFTQEDFEKAQVVFSVLLRIFDDTFSQTIHSRTTYTYKDMVWDAKFKPTFDRDQDGRVVLHLDKINDFDVLSR